A genomic window from Chitinophaga pollutisoli includes:
- a CDS encoding RagB/SusD family nutrient uptake outer membrane protein — MLFRKYALFAAALIVAAAGCKKSSDFLDAKLPSDLNEETVFSDSARTMNFLNRVYTQVQHSSLPVNYMGVPTDVCTDNGEVSYTGATQPGVYYNNGSFTPANCPFNGMWNDCYANIRRANRYLSKVGVTPLSEGLKSRTTGEAKFLRTWYYFLLWRTYGGVPIVPLLQITDELNLPRNSYQETVDYMVKELDEAAVLLPQDHEAQDYGRATKGACLALKARILLYAASPLYNGGGLTELQGFDAAKQYVQADADPNRWTLAKNAALAVISMNKYGLYTDDQQPGYGYYKTFLTRVNNEMIFCFMNTPGRTLEYLFLPKSRAPQSNVSYVFPTQTMVDAFPMANGLPITDPASGYDPLHPYVGREPRFKYSILTNGTVWRNNSGTYSAINTYFMAPNDGMGSDPNGYATRFGTYVRKMLDENVTGSQGSTEHNYPLIRYAEILLNLAEAENEIGGPSEAVFEPLRDIRRRAGIQPGADNNFGIPVNADKNAMRTFILNERRIELCFEGHRFWDNRRTKTAAQTDGSPEGKPFYGTKITGTEGNWVYETIEVEKRFFRPEMYYVPIPQGQMNVEPNLVQNPGWF, encoded by the coding sequence ATGTTGTTTCGAAAATATGCACTCTTCGCCGCCGCGCTGATCGTTGCCGCAGCGGGTTGTAAGAAATCGTCCGACTTCCTGGACGCCAAGCTGCCGAGCGATCTCAACGAAGAAACCGTGTTCAGCGACAGCGCCCGCACCATGAATTTCCTCAACAGGGTTTACACCCAGGTGCAGCACAGCTCCCTGCCGGTTAACTACATGGGCGTACCCACGGACGTGTGTACAGATAACGGAGAAGTATCCTACACCGGCGCCACGCAGCCCGGCGTATATTACAATAACGGGTCATTCACGCCGGCGAACTGTCCGTTCAACGGCATGTGGAACGATTGCTACGCCAATATCCGCCGCGCCAACCGCTACCTGTCGAAAGTGGGTGTAACGCCGCTGAGCGAGGGGCTGAAAAGCCGCACCACCGGAGAAGCCAAGTTCCTGCGTACCTGGTATTACTTCCTGCTCTGGCGTACGTATGGCGGCGTGCCGATCGTACCGTTATTGCAGATCACGGACGAGCTCAACCTGCCCCGCAATTCTTACCAGGAAACGGTGGACTACATGGTGAAAGAGCTCGACGAAGCCGCGGTGCTCCTGCCGCAGGATCATGAAGCGCAGGACTACGGTCGCGCTACGAAAGGCGCATGCCTCGCCCTCAAGGCGCGCATCCTGTTGTACGCCGCCAGTCCGCTCTACAACGGCGGCGGCCTCACGGAGCTGCAAGGCTTCGATGCGGCGAAGCAGTATGTGCAGGCGGATGCGGACCCTAACCGCTGGACGCTGGCGAAAAACGCCGCACTCGCAGTGATCAGCATGAACAAATACGGTTTGTATACAGATGACCAGCAACCGGGATATGGTTATTACAAAACTTTCCTGACACGTGTCAACAACGAAATGATCTTCTGCTTCATGAACACGCCCGGCCGCACGCTGGAATACCTGTTCCTGCCGAAGTCGCGCGCGCCGCAAAGCAACGTGTCTTACGTTTTTCCGACGCAAACGATGGTGGATGCGTTTCCCATGGCCAACGGACTTCCCATCACCGATCCGGCATCCGGCTACGATCCGCTGCATCCGTATGTGGGAAGAGAGCCCCGGTTCAAATATTCCATCCTCACCAACGGCACCGTCTGGCGTAATAACAGCGGCACCTATTCCGCCATCAACACGTATTTCATGGCGCCCAACGACGGAATGGGCTCCGATCCCAATGGCTACGCCACCCGCTTCGGCACCTACGTCCGCAAGATGCTGGACGAAAACGTGACCGGCAGCCAGGGCAGCACCGAGCATAACTATCCGCTCATCCGCTATGCCGAAATCCTCCTCAACCTGGCGGAAGCGGAAAATGAAATTGGCGGTCCTTCCGAGGCGGTATTCGAACCCCTCCGCGACATCCGCCGCCGCGCCGGCATCCAGCCCGGAGCGGATAACAATTTCGGCATTCCGGTGAATGCGGATAAAAACGCCATGCGCACCTTCATCCTCAACGAACGCCGCATCGAGCTGTGCTTCGAAGGACATCGCTTCTGGGATAACCGCCGGACCAAAACCGCGGCGCAGACAGATGGCAGTCCGGAAGGGAAGCCGTTCTACGGCACTAAAATCACCGGTACCGAAGGCAACTGGGTGTATGAAACGATCGAAGTGGAGAAGCGCTTCTTCCGCCCGGAAATGTACTACGTGCCCATTCCGCAGGGCCAGATGAACGTGGAGCCGAACCTGGTGCAGAACCCGGGTTGGTTCTAG